A single window of Sparus aurata chromosome 22, fSpaAur1.1, whole genome shotgun sequence DNA harbors:
- the btbd9 gene encoding BTB/POZ domain-containing protein 9, producing the protein MSNSHPLRPLASVSEIDHIHLLSEQLGALVLGEEYSDVTFIVEGKRFPAHRVILAARCHYFRALLYGGMKESQPQAEVCLEETRAEAFSMLLHYLYTGRASLSSAREEVLLDFLGLAHRYGLQPLEDSTSEFLRTILHTNNVCLVFDVASLYSLSALSAACCAYMDRHAPEVLNSDGFLTLSKIALLTVVRRDSFAASEKEIFQALSRWCRQHVEGTDTQEVMAAVRLPLMTLTEMLNVVRPSGLLSPDDLLDAIKTRSESRNMDLNYRGMLIPEENIATMKYGAQVVKGELKSALLDGDTQNYDLDHGFSRHPIEDDCRAGIQVKLGQASIVNHIRLLLWDRDSRSYSYYIEVSMDELDWVRVVDHSKYLCRSWQNLYFTPRVCRYVRIVGTHNTVNKVFHLVAFECMFTHRSYTLENGLLVPSENVATIASCASVIEGVSRSRNALLNGDTRNYDWDSGYTCHQLGSGAIVIQLAQPYSISSLRLLLWDCDERSYSYYIEVSSNQQQWTKVVDRTRVACRSWQTLKFDKQPASFIRIVGTHNTANEVFHCVHFECPAQLDTEVNEGSPGLDSSDSGTTSQQPRPQRPSRTHSLLPSQPSSSSSSSSQSHH; encoded by the exons ATGAGTAACAGCCACCCTCTGCGTCCACTGGCCTCCGTATCGGAGATCGACCACATCCACCTGCTGTCGGAGCAGTTGGGAGCCTTGGTGCTTGGAGAGGAGTACAGCGATGTCACCTTCATCGTGGAGGGAAAGCGCTTCCCGGCGCACCGGGTCATCTTGGCAGCTCGATGTCACTACTTCAG GGCGCTTCTGTACGGTGGGATGAAAGAGTCCCAGCCCCAGGCGGAGGTGTGTCTCGAGGAGACGCGGGCCGAAGCCTTCTCGATGCTGCTACACTACCTGTACACGGGCCGGGCCAGCCTCAGCTCTGCCCGGGAAGAGGTGCTGCTGGACTTCCTGGGCCTGGCTCACCGCTACGGCCTCCAGCCGCTGGAGGACTCCACCTCCGAGTTCCTCCGCACCATCCTCCACACCAACAATGTCTGCCTGGTTTTCGATGTGGCCAGTCTGTACTCCCTGAGTGCGCTCAGTGCAGCCTGCTGTGCGTATATGGACAGACACGCACCTGAGGTGTTGAATTCTGACGGCTTCCTCACACTCTCCAAG ATTGCTCTGCTGACCGTGGTCAGACGGGACTCGTTTGCTGCCAGTGAAAAGGAGATCTTCCAGGCCTTGTCTCGTTGGTGCCGGCAGCACGTGGAGGGGACTGACACACAAGAAGTGATGGCAGCAGTGCGGCTGCCCCTCATGACCCTGACGGAAATGCTGAATGTGGTGCGACCATCCGGCCTGCTGAGCCCTGACGACCTGCTAGATGCCATCAAGACCCGCTCAGAGAGCCGCAACATGGATCTCAACTACCGTGGCATGCTCA TCCCAGAGGAGAACATTGCCACCATGAAGTACGGAGCTCAGGTGGTGAAAGGGGAGCTCAAGTCTGCGCTGCTGGACGGAGACACCCAGAACTACGACCTGGATCACGGGTTCTCCAGACATCCCATTGAGGATGACTGCAGGGCTGGGATCCAGGTCAAACTGGGCCAGGCCTCCATCGTCAACCACATCCGCCTGCTGCTGTGGGACAGGGACAGCCG gTCCTACTCCTACTACATCGAGGTTTCTATGGATGAGCTGGACTGGGTGCGTGTAGTGGATCATTCCAAGTATCTCTGCCGCTCTTGGCAGAATTTGTACTTCACACCACGGGTTTGCAG GTATGTGcggatagttggaacacacaacacagtcaACAAGGTCTTCCACCTCGTGGCGTTTGAATGCATGTTCACCCACCGCTCATATACCCTGGAGAACGGACTTTTGG TTCCAAGTGAGAATGTGGCGACCATCGCATCATGTGCCAGCGTCATTGAGGGTGTGAGCCGAAGCAGAAATGCTTTACTCAACGGCGATACGCGCAACTACGACTGGGACTCTGGCTACACCTGCCATCAGCTGGGCTCTGGAGCAATCGTCATCCAGCTGGCTCAGCCCTACTCCATCAGTTCCTTGAG gctgctgctgtgggACTGTGACGAGCGCTCCTACAGTTATTACATTGAAGTCTCCAGCAACCAGCAGCAGTGGACGAAGGTGGTCGACCGAACCAGGGTGGCCTGTCG CTCATGGCAGACATTGAAGTTTGATAAGCAGCCGGCTTCCTTCATCCGAATTGTCGGGACTCACAACACTGCTAATGAG GTGTTCCACTGTGTTCACTTTGAGTGTCCGGCCCAGCTGGACACAGAGGTTAATGAAGGCAGCCCCGGTCTGGACTCCTCTGATTCTGGGACCACCTCCCAGCAGCCGCGACCCCAGCGACCTTCACGCACACATAGCCTGCTACCCtcccagccctcctcctcctcatcgtcgtCCTCACAGTCCCATCATTAA
- the LOC115574676 gene encoding uncharacterized protein LOC115574676 isoform X2 — translation MVEFRWIKMSLFLMLVLHFTAAVTGQSVSFFTVRVLRKVILPCDDMIEGQNKCDSTTWLFTGSKSTSAVELVTHGQIGENAQAKDRLSVTKNCSLVIKNVTVDDAGHYTCRQYKSRGAQRSSDSVVHLSVVSMTQHKDTDKVTLTCSVSTYEPCRHTVKWLYEGKEVDKDNRDVTTSQPLCSASVRVLTYHHIYKSEFKYLKCSVTDGDKEQQLFPFRLQSSGNKPGEETTTTTTSTTTTTTSDDASTELPAITATNSPPTNDASTKPIDWWWLFIILAVVLVALLIIAAKVVRKKKADENKSWMGDDVGLASTQSAPGTSQSTAYPEDGVHYASVNYTDSKAKVRGKNDDKEEGGDVTYTMVKASSADPSCLYATVKK, via the exons ATGGTTGAATTCAGAtggattaaaatgtctttatttctgATGCTGGTGCTTCACTTTACAG CTGCAGTGACTGGACAGTCTGTCTCCTTCTTCACTGTCAGAGTTTTACGTAAAGTCATTTTGCCTTGTGATGATATGATAGAAGGTCAGAATAAATGTGACAGCACAACATGGCTCTTCACTGGTTCAAAAAGCACATCAGCAGTAGAGCTGGTTACACATGGACAGATTGGTGAAAACGCCCAAGCTAAAGACAGACTGAGTGTTACAAAGAACTGTTCTCTGGTTATAAAGAATGTCACAGTCGATGATGCTGGTCATTACACCTGCAGACAGTACAAATCAAGAGGGGCACAAAGGTCTTCAGACTCTGTGGTTCATCTGTCTGTTGTCTCCA TGACTCAACATAAAGACACTGATAAGGTGACATTAACCTGCTCTGTGTCGACATATGAACCATGTAGACACACAGTGAAGTGGCTGTATGAGGGTAAAGAGGTGGATAAAGATAACCGAGATGTAACTACATCAcagcctctctgctctgcctctgtgcGTGTTCTCACTTATCATCACATTTACAAGTCAGAGTTTAAATATCTGAAGTGTTCAGTGACTGATGgtgacaaagagcagcagctgtttccCTTCAGACTTCAGTCATCAGGAAACAAACCAG gtgaggagacaacaacaacaacaacatcaacaacaacaacaacaacaagtgaTGATGCTTCAACAGAACTACCAG caataacagcaacaaattCACCACCAACCAATGATGCTTCAACAAAACCAATAG ATTGGTGGTGGCTCTTCATCATTCTGGCTGTGGTCTTAGTGGCACTTTTAATAATTGCTGCGAAAGTCGTCAGAAAGAAGAAAGCTGACG AGAACAAATCATGGATGGGGGACGATGTT GGACTGGCCTCAACTCAGTCTGCTCCAGGAACCAGTCAGAGCACG GCTTATCCTGAAGATGGTGTCCACTACGCCTCCGTCAACTACACTGATAGTAAAGCAAAG GTTCGAGGTAAAAACGATGATAAAGAAGAAGGCGGTGATGTGACCTACACAATGGTGAAAGCTTCCTCCGCTGATCCCAGCTGCCTGTACGCCAccgtcaaaaaataa